The segment aaaaaatgataatgtTGAAAGgtttaataataataaggataaaaaaatagtaAGAGAAGAATGTGATCATTCAAATACAAATGACAATACAACCATAGTACTTTCGAATGATGTTGATTTAAATACAAATGATAATGTGCCCATAGAAAATTCTAATGATGGTGATACAAACagaaataattttgattCCTTATTAAAAgttaatgataataatatgaatacGATTAATCATATGGACTCATTAGAACAACATAATTCTGAAATAcatgataaaataaaattaaatgattCTATGAAATGTATAATTGATTTggtaaaaaataataacgaaaagaaatttttcatttgcACGAATAATATGGAATTAAGGTCCTTCTTaaggtaaaaaaaaaaaaaaaaagaaaatgataaataaataaatatatatatatatatatatatatatatgcatttatgtatgtatgtatattatttatttatttattttttttaggAGGGTTTATATAGTGCCCATAATTTATATCAGCGAAAGTGGAATCATCAAAATCGAAAGCTTGTCCACAAAAAATTTAgacaagaaaaaaaatgtagaattaaaaaaaatgaaaatgttAAAATGGGAAAGAGACCTTAAAATGGCAgaacagaaaaaaaataaattaaatattaaaaaaaaaaaaaaaaaaaaaaaaaataggaaataaaaataaatcatcatattacatttatatttgttgcatatgtatatatttttttatttNNNNNNNNNNNNNNNNNNNNNNNNNNNNNNNNNNNNNNNNNNNNNNNNNNNNNNNNNNNNNNNNNNNNNNNNNNNNNNNNNNNNNNNNNNNNNNNNNN is part of the Plasmodium reichenowi strain SY57 chromosome 12, whole genome shotgun sequence genome and harbors:
- a CDS encoding hypothetical protein (conserved Plasmodium protein, unknown function); translated protein: MKLDKKKDFKKKLVTCLSLLQVGDPLKIIVDETFIKLCILHKISIKEELVKLMNRQIILMTTKCISHNARNQSGDEEASYAIRKLTHYKCNHNEENLKKNDVVDIYVKKMKLEEYSKLSKNNYFANQITLTHNFDSLYNIKNKVYQCDVLKNDNVERFNNNKDKKIVREECDHSNTNDNTTIVLSNDVDLNTNDNVPIENSNDGDTNRNNFDSLLKVNDNNMNTINHMDSLEQHNSEIHDKIKLNDSMKCIIDLVKNNNEKKFFICTNNMELRSFLRRVYIVPIIYISESGIIKIESLSTKNLDKKKNVELKKMKMLKWERDLKMAEQKKNKLNIKKKKKKKKNRK